The Thermodesulfovibrionales bacterium region TGGGAATGGGCGGTGGGCGGCAATGCGCGGTCTACCAAGAGTCGAGGGGCATAAACGCGGCGCGGAAAGGGCGAAGGAGATTATTACCGCTGCGAAGGAAATAGGGGTGGATACCCTTACGCTCTATGCCTTTTCGATCGAGAACTGGCAGCGGCCTGACGATGAAGTCTCGATGCTCATGAGACTCCTCGAGTTTTACATCAAGAAGGAATTCCATGAATTGATAAAGAAGGGAATGGTCTTCAGGACGATCGGCGAGATCTGGAGACTGCCGGAAAACATCCGGGGGCTTCTCGAAGATATGACGACGCGGTCTTCAGGGAACACCGGGATGAAACTCGTCCTCGCCCTGAGTTACGGGGGCAGGAACGAGATCATCCGCGCAGTACGGAAACTGGTGGATTCGAAGGCCAGATCCGAGGACATTACCGATAGCTCTTTTGAGTCCCTCCTCGATACATCAGGCCTTCCTGCCCCCGACCTCATCGTCAGGACGAGCGGAGAAAAACGGATCAGCAATTTCCTCCTCTGGCAGGCTGCCTATGCCGAGTTTTATTTTACGGACACCCTATGGCCTGATTTTACGAAGGATGAGTTCTTTCTTGCCCTCCACGATTACCAGCAGAGGGAGCGAAGGTTCGGGGCAGTTCCACTCAAGGTCGGCTTCTGAGATGCACGCAACCAGGCTGGTTGTAGCAGTCATCGTTCTGCCCCTTTTCTACCTCTATGTCATGAAACTCCATCAGATCTATTTTTTCGTTCTTATCCTTATTGTGGCTGCAGTCGCACAGGCGGAGTTTTACGCTATGTACCGGGTTCGAGGGCTGCTGAAGGCTTCAGGCCTGGTCGGAGGCCTTGTTCTGTTAGCGATCATGTACTTCTCGAGAACGGCTATGACCGATGGTATCATATCGGTCTTTCTCATCATTGCGGGCATGAGACTGATCGGGAAGCGGGACCCTTCGCAGTCCCTCCATGACATAGCTCCCGTCATCATAGCGCTCCTGTATATACCCTGTTCCCTTGGCTTCCAGCTATTGTTGCGAAGCGAAGGACCTGCATGGATCCTCTTCCTCTTCGGCTGTGTATGGGCATCCGACAGTCTTGCTTACTATGTCGGGAAGGGCATTGGAAAGAGGAAATTATACGTTGAGGTGAGTCCGAACAAGACTGTTGCCGGCGCCTTTGGCTCCCTTTCTGGAGGCGCCGCTGCAGGATGGCTTTTGAATCTCCTCCTTATTCAAACGATGGGTCACGCGGAATCGCTGATCGTCGGCCTTATTATCGGCGCGACCTCCATCGTCGGCGATCTTGTCGAGTCGATGTTCAAGCGTGATGCCGGGGTCAAGGATTCAAGCACCCTGATCCCCGGTCACGGAGGGGTCATCGACAAGATCGACGGCGTTCTTTTTGCGGGGCCTGTGCTCTACTGGGTCTCAAGGGTCTTTGGTTTCATAGCATGAAGAGAATCGCTATCCTCGGTTCAACGGGCTCCATAGGGAGGAGTGCCCTCGATATCATTTCCCGCCACAGAGACAGATTCGTTGTTGTAGGGCTTGCAGCAAGGAGTAATATAGCCCTCCTCGAAGAGCAGGTGAGGGTCTTCTCTCCTAAGGTAGTTGCCGTCGCCGATGAACGTGCGGCCCTAGAACTCACAAGGAGGCTCGGGACAAAAACTGAAATCTGTTCAGGAGAAGAGGGCATCAATGCGGTGGCGGCTTACAGTGAGTCCGATTTTGTCCTGTCCGCAATGGTCGGTTTCAGCGGTCTGGTCCCTACGGTCC contains the following coding sequences:
- a CDS encoding isoprenyl transferase, with protein sequence MLLSGRIPAHIAIIMDGNGRWAAMRGLPRVEGHKRGAERAKEIITAAKEIGVDTLTLYAFSIENWQRPDDEVSMLMRLLEFYIKKEFHELIKKGMVFRTIGEIWRLPENIRGLLEDMTTRSSGNTGMKLVLALSYGGRNEIIRAVRKLVDSKARSEDITDSSFESLLDTSGLPAPDLIVRTSGEKRISNFLLWQAAYAEFYFTDTLWPDFTKDEFFLALHDYQQRERRFGAVPLKVGF
- a CDS encoding phosphatidate cytidylyltransferase gives rise to the protein MHATRLVVAVIVLPLFYLYVMKLHQIYFFVLILIVAAVAQAEFYAMYRVRGLLKASGLVGGLVLLAIMYFSRTAMTDGIISVFLIIAGMRLIGKRDPSQSLHDIAPVIIALLYIPCSLGFQLLLRSEGPAWILFLFGCVWASDSLAYYVGKGIGKRKLYVEVSPNKTVAGAFGSLSGGAAAGWLLNLLLIQTMGHAESLIVGLIIGATSIVGDLVESMFKRDAGVKDSSTLIPGHGGVIDKIDGVLFAGPVLYWVSRVFGFIA